One Streptomyces umbrinus genomic window, GACTGGGCGAAGCCCGCGATCGTCGCCTCGACCAGCGCGTTGGACAGCGAGTCCGACTCGACGACGGACGCCCATGCCTGGGCCTTGACCGCGGCGGAGGGCCGCGCCGCCAGGCACCGCACCTGATGCCGCTTGCCCGACGCCGTGTCGTCCCGTGCCAGCTCGGCCGCGATGACACCCTCGTCCGCGACCCCGTGCGCGGCGAGCGGCTCCAGGAACGCCCAGCGCAGCTCCTGGTCCACCTCAAGACCGTCGATCTTCGCCGTGCCCTCCAACAGGCCCTGGAGCAACTGGAGATCGGCCTCGCCCGACGCGACCGCCGCGAAGAACCGCGCCCACGTGAGCTGGTGCTGGCTGCCCGGCTCGGTCAGCCGCAGCTCGCGCAGCGCGCCCTCGGCCAGCAGCCGTCCGCCCTCGCCGCGCCACCCGGGCGCCGCGTAGTGGGTGAGCGCGGAGTTCGCCCACGCATGCAGCATCTGCAGCACACCGATGTCGGTCTCGCGGCCCGCGAAGCGCAGGACCAGGTCGATGAAGTCCCGGGCGGGCATGAGGGCGTCGCGGGTCAGGTTCCACAGCGCCGACCAGCACAGGGCGCGGGCCAGCGGGTCGGTGATGTCGCCGAGCCCGTCCCGCAGGGCCGCCAACGAGCCCTCGTCGAACCGGATCTTGCAGTACGTCAGGTCGTCGTCGTTCACGAGCACCAGGTCGGGAGCCTCCGTGCCCACCAGTTCCCCGACGACCGTGCGCGGACCCTCGACGTCGACCTCGGCGCGCGCGTACCGCTCCACCGCCCCTTCGGGCGAGCGTCGGTACAGGCCCACCGCCACCCGGTGCGGCCGCAGCTCGGGATGCGACTCGGCCGCCTCCTGGAGGATCGCCAGCTCGGTGACGCGCCCCTCCGCGCTCAGAATCACCTGCGGAGTAAGGGAGTTGACCCCGGCGGTCTGCAGCCAGGACCGCGACCAGGTGGCCATGTCGCGCCCGCTGGTCTCCTCCAGGACCGACAGCAGATCACCGAGCTGCGTGTTCCCGTACGCGTGCCGCTTGAAGTAGCGGCGGGCGCCCTCCAGGAACGCGTCCCGGCCGACGTAGGCGACCAACTGCTTGAGGACGGAAGCGCCCTTGGCGTACGTGATCCCGTCGAAGTTGAGCTTGGCGTCCTCCAGGTCACGGATGTCGGCCGTGATCGGGTGTGTGGAGGGAAGCTGGTCGGCGCGGTACGCCCAGGACTTGCGGTTGTTGGCGAAGGTGATCCAGCCGTTCGTGAAGCGGGTTGCCTCGACCATCGAGAACGAGCCCATGAAGTCCGCGAAGGACTCCTTCAGCCACAGGTCGTCCCACCACACCATGGTCACCAGGTCGCCGAACCACATGTGGGCCATCTCGTGCAGGATCACGTTCGCCCGGCGCTCGTACGACGCCTGCGTCACCCTGCCGCGGAAGATGAACTCCTCGCGGAAGGTGACGAGCCCCGGGTTCTCCATCGCGCCGAGGTTGTACTCCGGCACGAACGCCTGGTCGTACTTCCCGAACGGGTACGGGTAGTCGAAGTTGTCGTGGAAGAAGTCGAGCCCCTGCTTGGTGACGAGGAAGACGTCGTCCGAGTCGAAGTGCCGGGCTAGGCCCTTGCGGCACATCGCGCCGAGCGGGATCTCCAGACGCGTACCGTCGTCGAGCACCCGCTCGTAGGAGTCCGTCACATAGTGGTACGGGCCCGCGACGAACGCCGTGATGTACGTCGAGATGGGCTTGGTCTCAGCGAACTTCCATACCCCGTCGGCCAGTTCACCGACACCGTTGCTCCACACGACCCAGCCCTCGGGAGCCCGCACCTCGAACCGGAAGGGCGCCTTGAGGTCCGGCTGCTCGAAGTTCGCGAAGACCCGGCGGGAGTCGGCCGGCTCGTACTGCGTGTAGAGGTAGACCTCGCCGTCCTCCGGGTCGACGAAGCGGTGCATGCCCTCGCCGGTGCGGCTGTAGGCGCACTGGGCGTCGACGACGAGTTCGTTGTCCTCGGCGAGGTCCTCAAGGAGGATGCGCGAGCCGTCGAAGACCGCGCCCGGGTCGAGGTCCCTGCCGTTCAGCGAGACGGCGGTGACGCTCGGGGCGATCAGGTCCGCGAAGGTCGTGGCACCCGGCTCGACGCTGCGGAAGCGGATCGTCGTCACCGAGCGGAAGGTGCGCGGCCCGGCGTCCGTCCCACCCACCGCGGAGCGCAGGTCCAGGGACACCTCGTACCCCTCGACGGACAGCAGTGCGGCCCGCTCGCGGGCCTCGTCGCGGGACAGATTCTCACCGGGCACGGGCGGCACTCCCTCGTGGCGTAATGGATACGTGTCGGGTACGCGTCTGGGTACGCGTGAACAGCACCGATCCTGCCATGTGCCCCTGACCCCGGACACCCGGGAATGGCACAGGTGACCGGTTGCGTTGGGGCTGAAGGACACGACTGAGGACCCCCTGAGACCCGTACCGAGATCCGTACCGAGGAGAAGCATGTCCGAGCAGACCGCGCAGACCGCCGGCAAGACCCCCGTCGACTTCTGGTTCGACCCTCTCTGCCCCTGGGCGTGGATGACCTCGCGATGGGTCCTGGAGGTGGAGAAGGTCCGGGACATCGAGGTCCGCTGGCATCTGATGAGCCTCGCGGTACTGAACGAGCCCAAGCTGGACGAACTGCCCGAGGAGTACCGCGAGCTGCTCAGCACGAAGGCGTGGGGCCCCGTCCGCGTCGTCATCGCGGCCCAGGAGGAGCACGGCGCCGAGGTGCTCGGAGACCTCTACACCGCGCTCGGCACCCGCATCCACAACCAGGGTGAGGGCCCCGGCAAGGAGGTCGTCGCCGCCGCGCTGAAGGACGTCGGCCTGCCCGAGTCCCTTCTGGACCACTGGGACGACACCCCGTACGAGCCCCAGCTGCGCGCCTCCCACAAGGAGGGCATAGACAAGGTCGGCCAGGAGGTCGGCACCCCCGTGATCGCGGTCCCCGGCTCGGACGGCGGGCAGATCGCCTTCTTCGGCCCGGTCGTCACCCCGGCCCCCAAGGGCGACGAGGCCGGAAAGCTGTGGGACGGCACGCTGATGGTCGCCTCGATCCCGGGCTTCTACGAGATCAAGCGGACGCGGACCAAGGGCCCGGACTTCAGCAACCTCTGACCTGACCGGTACCCGGGGAGCCGGCAGCGGCGGGCTCGGCTCAGCTCTCGCCTCGGCTCAGCTCGGTTCGGGCAGGCGCAGAGGCTCCCTGAACGGCTTCTCTTTGAAGTACGTCCGCAGGTTGCGGCACTGCTTGCCCTCGTCGTTCAGGGGCGCCATGCACACCATGAACCCGTCCACGTTCTTCTCGCCCGTCTCCTTCATGAGCCAGGCCGCCTCCTGGGTTTCCAGGAAGCGGTGCTCTTCCTCAAGGCTCTTGCAGGTGAAGCAGCTTCGCTTGCGCATCCGGTAACCATCACCCGGAGCCCCCCGTACCGGAAGACCCCCGCGAGTCACGTCCTCGCGGGGGTCTTCCCTCTTTCCGCCTGCCCGCGAACGGTGAGAAGACGATCACGAGGCAGGGCGCTTCGGGCCGCCCCCCCGGGGGGCGGGTGAGGCAGGCTCAGGGGGCGAGCAGCAACACGTCCGCGCGGGACTTGGCGGCCTCGTAACGACGTGCCACGTCCTGCCAGTTGACGACCTGCCACATGGCGTCGATGAAGTCGACCTTCTGGTTCCTGTACTGGAGGTAGAAGGCGTGCTCCCAGGCGTCGAAGACCAGGATCGGCACCGAGCCCTGGCCGACGTTGCCCTGGTGGTCGTAGATCTGCTCGACGATCAGGCGCCCGCTGAGCGGCTCGTAGGCGAGTACGCCCCAGCCGGAGCCCTGGGTCGTCGCGGAGGCCTTGGTCAGCTGGGCCTTGAACGCGCCGAACGAACCGAACGACTCGGTGATCGCGTCGGCGAGCTCGCCCACACCGTCCGAGGCGAGGGGCTCACCGCCGCCCTCGCCCGTCATGTTGTGCCAGTAGATGCTGTGCAGGATGTGCCCGGAGAGGTGGAAGGCGAGGTTCTTCTCCAGCCCGTTGATCGAACCCCACGACTCCTTGTCCCGCGCCTCGGCGAGCTGGTCCAGGGTGTCGTTCGCCCCCTTCACGTACGCCGCGTGGTGCTTGTCGTGGTGCAGCTCGATGATCTCGGGGCTGATCACGGGGGCGAGCGCGGAGTAGTCGTACGGCAGCTCGGGAAGTGTGTAGACGGCCATGCCAGGTCCTCTCCGACCTCTTGTTGCAAGCTACTTGCAAGTGCACGCTAGCAGCAAGAGAGTGTGGGGGTGTGCGAGGGCACGCAAAAGGGCCCTCTCGCGAGGGCCCTCCGGTTGTTGCGTGGTCTTGCGGGTGCGGGTGCGGGTGCGGGTGCGTTGTGGCTGGTCGCGCCCACGCGGCGGAGCCGCAAATCGACACAGCCCCGCGCCCCTGAACGGGCTGCGCCCGTAACGGGTCGCGGCCCGCTCAGTCGCGTGCCCGCTGCCAGGCGTAGCCCGTCGCCGCCAGTGCCAGCGTCATCGCGCCCGTCGAGTACAGCTGGACCCGCGTGTCCGGTTCCCGGGCCATCAGGATGAAGATGGCGAGCATGCCCCCGAGGGCCACCCAGGTCAGGGCAGGGAAAGCCCACATGCGCACGGCCAGCTTCTCCGGGGCCTCGCGTTCCAGGGTGCGGCGGAGCCGGAGCTGGGAGACCGCGATGAAGATCCAGACGACCAGGATCACCGCGCCGATCATGTTCAGCAGCCAGGGGAAGACGTCGTCGGGGCGCCAGTAGCTCAGCAGGACGCAGGCGAAGCCGAAGACGGAGGAGGCGAGGACGGCGGTCCGCGGGACGCCTCCCGAGACCCGGCCGAGGGCCTTCGGTCCCTGCCCCCGCCGCACCAGCGAGTACGCGATGCGCGAGGAACCGTAGATGTTGGCGTTCATCGCCGAGAGCAGGGCGACCAGCACGACCACGTTCATGAGCCGGCCCGCGCCCGGGATGCCCAGGTGGTCGAGGGCGGCGACGTACGGGCCCTTCTCGACGACCGCCTTCGAGTCCCACGGGACGAGCGTGACGATGACCGCCATCGAGCCGATGTAGAAGAGCGCGATGCGCCACATCGCGGTGCGCACGGCGCTCGCGACACCCCGCACCGGGTCCTGCGACTCGGCCGCCGCGATGGTGACGGTCTCCAGACCGCCGTACGCGAAGACGGAGGCGAGCAGACCGATGACGAGCCCCTCGCTGCCGTTGGGCAGGAAGCCTCCCTCGCCGGTGAGGTTCGTGAGGCCGGGGGAGTCCGTGCCCGGCAGGACACCGGCGATCGCCAGCACACCGAGCACCAGGAACAGCGTGATCGCGCCCACCTTCAGCGCGGCGAACCAGAACTCGAACTCGCCGAAGTTCTTCACGGCGGCCAGGTTCGCGGCACAGAAGACGACCATGAAGAGGGCCACCCAGGCCCACTCCGGCGTGCCGGGCAGCCAGCCCGTCACGATCTTCGCGGCGCCGATGCCCTCCAGGCCGACGGCCGTGCAGAGCAGTACCCAGAACGACCAGCCGGCGGTGAACCCCGCCCACGGCCCCATCGCCCGCTCGGCGTGCGCCGAGAAGGAACCGGACGACGGATACGCGGCCGACATCTCGCCGAGCATCCGCATCACCAGCATGACGAGCAGACCGGAGACGGCATACGCGACGACGATCGACGGGCCGGCGGCCGCGATGCCGGCACCGGAGCCGACGAACAGGCCCGCGCCGATCACCCCGCCGAGGGCGATCATCGACAGATGGCGCTGCTTGAGGCCGTGCGAGAGAGAGACGTCCGCGTCGGAGGTGCCGGGAGTGCCGGGCGCGGGGTCGTGGGTGGTACGGGACATGGGTGCGGGCGGTCCCTTGTGTGCGAGGGCAAAAACGCCCACAGTCTGGGCGGCCCCTCCGCCCGCACGGAGAGGCCGCCCACTATGTGGACATACTCGACACGGAGTGCGAGATTCCGATTACGCGGCCGTCGGGTACGTGGCGACCGACGTGTAGTGCGAGGCGTCCCCCTGGATCGAGTAGCTCTCCTTGCCCTCGATGCCGACCGGCACGTCACCGGCGACCGTCACCCGGTTCAGACGGCGCGGCAGGCCGTCGTAGTTGTCGATGGCGTAGTGCTGGGTGATGCGGTTGTCGAAGAGGACGAGCTGGTTCGGGGACCAGCGGTGGCGCAGGACGTTCTCGGGCCGGGTGACGTACGCCTGGAGCAGGTCGAGGACCTTGCGGGACTCGCTCACCGACAGGCCGACGATCCGCTGTGCGAAGCCGCCGATGAACAGCCCGCGCTCACCGGTCAGCGGGTGGACGCGGACGACGGGGTGGGCGGTGCGGTACTTGATGGACGTGAACCGGGCGCGCTGGGCGGCCTGTTCCTCGTCCACCTCCTCCTCGGGGACGGCGTAGTCGTAGTCGTTGGTGTGCTCGGCCCACAGGGTGTCGGCGAGCAGCCGGAGCGGTTCGGGCAGGTTGCGGTAGGCGGCGGCCGAGCTGGCGATCAGCGTCTCGCCCCCGTACGGCGGGATCGTGATGCTGCGCAGGGTGCTGGCCTGCGGAGGGTTGAGGACGAAGGTGACGTCGGTGTGCCAGTTGTTGGCGGCCCGGCCGCGCTCGCTGTCGACGGGCAGCACGTTCGGGGCGCCCTCGACGGCGGGCACGGTCGGGTGGGCGGTGGTCAGGTCGCCGAAGTGACGGGCGAAGGCCTGCTGTCCCTCGTCGTCGAGGTGCACGTCGTCGAAGACCAGGGCCTTGTGGACGTTGAGGGCGTCGCGGAGGGCGGTGACGGTCTCCTGGTCGAGCGGCTCGGAGATGTCGACGCCGGATATCTGGGCGCCGATCCTCGCGGTGACCTTGCGGATCTCGATGTCGGACATGGGGTTCCTTTCGCTTTCGGAGCGGGCTCGGACTCGGGCTCAGACTCGGGCGAGCGCTGGGGCTGGGGCGGTGACGTACTGGTTGGCGGGGCGCGGGAGTCCGTATCTCTCGCGCAGGGTCTGCCGGGGGCCGTACTCCTCGCGGAGCAGACCGCGGGCGCGCAGGAGCGGGACGACGTGGTCGACGAAGGCGTCGAGGCCGGACGGCAGGACCGCGGGCATGATGTTGAAGCCGTCGGCGGCGCCGCTGGTGAACCACTGCTCGATGGCGTCGGCGACCTGCTCGGGCGTCCCGGCGAAGGTGAGGTGCCCGCGCCCGCCGCCGAGCCGTCCGATCAGCTGCCGCACGGTGAGGCGTTCGCGCCGGGCCAGCTCCACCACGAGCGTGTAGCGGCTCTTGGCGCCCTCGATGACGCTCTCCGGAGGCAGGTCGGAGGGAAGTTCGGCATCCAACTCCAGTGATCCCGGCGCCAGTTGCAGCAGGGCTTCCAGGCGGCCCACGCCGTGCGCGTACACGATGTGGTCCTCCAGGACCTGTTCCGCCGCGAGCGCCTCGCTCTCCGTCGAACCGATGACGGGGACGATGCCGGGCAGCACCTTGATGTGGTCGGGGTCGCGGCCGGCCGCCGCCGTACGGGACTTGAGGTCGGCGTAGAAGGCCTGCGCGTCCTCGATGGTCTGCTGGGCGGTGAACACCGCCTCCGCGTACCGGGCCGCGAACTCCTTGCCGTCCTCGGACGAGCCCGCCTGCACGAGGAGCGGGTAACCCTGCGGGGTGCGCGGCACGTTGAGGGCGCCCTCAACGCTGAAGTACCGGCCCTTGTGCCGGGCGGGGTGGACTCTCGTGTCGTCGCCCCAGACGCCGGCCACCTTGTCGGCGACGATCGCGTCGTCCTCCCAGCTGTCCCAGAGCTTCAGGGCCACGTCGAGGAACTCGGCGGCACGGGCGATGGGGGTCCCCCCGCTCGAGCGAAGTCGAGAGTGGGGGAGCTCGGCGTGCGCGGGTTCCGCGTCGAGACCGAAGTTGCGGGCGGCCTCGGCACCCGCCGTGGTGACGATGTTCCAGCCCGCCCGGCCGCCGCTGATGATGTCGAGCGAGGCGAACTTGCGGGCCAGGTTGTAGGGCGAGTTGTAGGAAGTGGAGGCGGTGGCGATCAGGCCGATGTGCTCGGTGGCCGTCGCCAGCGCGGTGAGCAGGGTGAGCGGCTCCAGGGCGCCGGCCGGCCGCTGGGCGAGGTTGCCCCACAGCTGCGGTCCGTCGGCGAGGAAGAGCGAGTCGAAGGTCCCGCGCTCGGCGATCCGGGCCAGGTGGACGTAGTGGCCGAGCTCCACATGGGCGTACGGATCGCTCTCCGGAAGCCGCCACGACGCCTCGTGGTGACCGGTGTTCATGAGGAAGGCGTTGAGGTGCAGTCTGCGCTCGGTCACTGGGGGTCCTCCGCGTGCTCGTGGTGCTGGGGGCGGTCGTCGGCCCTGTCGGTCCCGTCGGTCCCGTCGGTCCCGTGGTGGTCGTGGTGCTCCGTGACGCCGAGGGCGGTGAGGAGCCGCTCGCGGTACTCGCCGAGCAGCGGGTCGCGGTACGAGCGGGGGTGCGGGCGGTCGATGGTCAGGTCGAGGCCGATCCGGCCCTCGTCGAGCACGAGCACCCGGTCGGCCAGCACGATCGCCTCGTCCACGTCGTGGGTGACGAGCAGGACGGAGGGCCGGTGGCGCTCCCACAGCTCACGCAGCAGGGTGTGCATACGGATCCGGGTGAGCGCGTCCAGCGCACCGAACGGCTCGTCCGCCAGCAGGAGTTCGGGCTCGCGGACGAGGGAGCGGGCCAGGGCCGCGCGCTGTGCCTCGCCGCCGGACAGCTCGTTGGGCCAGGCCCGTTCGCGGCCCGCGAGACCCACCTCGGCGAGGGCGGCACGGCCCCGCCGCTCGGCCTCCTTGCCGTCGAGACCGAGCAGGACGTTGTCGAGGACGCGCTGCCAGGGCAGCAGCCGGGAGTCCTGGAAGACCACGGACACCCTTGACGGGGCCGTGAGTTGACCGCTTCCCGCCACCTCGTGGTCGAGTCCCGCGACCGCCCGCAGCAGCGTGCTCTTGCCGGAGCCGCTGTGCCCGAGCAGCGCGGTGAACTGTCCGGCGGGAAGGTCGAGGTCGATGCCGTCCAGGACCGTGTGTCCGTCGAACGACCTTGTCAGGCCTCGGAGTTGGACGGCGGGACGGGTCAGCTGCTCAGCGTGCGGCGCCATGACAGCACCCTCCGTTCGATCAGACGGACCGCGCTGTCGGAGATCAGGCCGAAGATGCCGTAGACGACCAGGCCGACGAGGATGACGTCCGTCTGGCCGTAGTTCTGGGCCTGGAACATCATGTAGCCGAGCCCGCTGGTGGCGTTGATCTGCTCCAGCACGACCAGGCCCAGCCAGGAGCCGGTCACTCCGAGCCGCAGCCCGACGAAGAAGCCGGGCAGCGCGCCCGGGATGACGATCCGCCGGATGAAGGCGTACCTCGACAGGCCCTGGACCTCCGCGAGTTCGACGAAGCGGCTGTCGATGCCGGACAGCGCGGCGTGCGTGTTCAGGTAGATCGGGATGTAGACGACGATCGCGATGATCGCGATCTTGAAGGTCTCGCCGATGCCCAGCCAGAGGATGAACAGCGGGATCAGACCGAGCGTCGGGATCGCCCGGTTGAGCTGCACCGATCCGTCGATCAGCGCCTCGCCGGTCCGGCTGAGCCCGGAAGCAAGCGCGAGGGCGATGCCCGCGGTCAGCCCGATCGCGAAACCGGAGCCGGCGCGTTGCAGTGAGGTCAGGATGTCGGTGGGCAGTGTGCCGTCGGTCCACAGATGGACGCCGGTCTCCAGCACCGTCCAGGGAGCCGGGATCGCACCCGGATCGAGCTGCCCGGCGGCGGAGGCCGCGGCCCACAGGGCGAGCAGCAGGGCCGGGCCGAGGAAGCGGGTGGCGGGCAGCCGCTTGCCGGGGGAGAGCCGGCGGCGCCTGCGGACCTGGGGATTTTCCACGGTGGCCGCGAGGGGCGTGGCGGCGGTCGTGGTTCCGGCAGCGGTCGTGGTCGTGGTCACGGCGCTCACCTCCGGTACTCCGCCGGTACGGACTTCGCCGCGATGCCCTCGAAGCGCCGGTCGAAGAGGGAGTCGACCTTGAACCCCTTCACGAAGCCGCCCTCGGCCAGCAGGTCGGCGGTCTCCTGCTCCCACTTCACCGCTTCGTCCCAACTCGGCGGGAACAGCGGCTTGTTGGCGAGCTCGGTGATCGAACGCGCCTGCGCGAGCGTGAGGTTCTGCGTCTTCACGTAGAACTCCTCGTTCCAGGCGTCGGGGTGCTCGTACGCCCACACCGCGCCCTTCGCCCAGCGCGGGATGTACGCGGCGACGGCGGCGGCCTTCGCGGGGTCGGCGAGCACGGAGGTCGGCGCCCACAGCAGGTTCAGCAGGTCCACGACGTCCGTGGTGATGACATGGGCGCCCTTGGACCCGTACTGCTTGAGATACGCGGGTGACTGGGCGTTGGCGAGCGGGGCGATGTCCACCTGGCCCGCCTGGAGCGCGGTGAGGAACTGGTTGCTGGTCAGCGGCACCAGATCGACGTCGTCGTAGGCCAGCCCGGCCTGCTTCAACGCCCGCAGCAGTACGACCCCCTGTGCCTGCCCCTGCGAGAAGGCGAGCTTCTTGCCCTTGAAGCCCTGGACGTCCTGGATGTCGCTGCCGGGCTTGGTGGCGAAGAGGTAGTTGGGCTTGCGGGTGACGTTGATCGCGACGATCTTCGCGTCGAAGCCCTGGTAGTGCGCCTGGATGGGCGGGATGCCCGCGTTGTTGCCGACGTCCAGGGACTGGGCACGGAAGGCGTTGATGACATCGGGCCCCGCGCCGAGGTTCGGCCAGTCGGCCACCTTGAACGGCAGGTCGGACAGGCCCGCGAGCTTGAACTGCAGCTGCTGGACGCCCTGGTAGGAGGCGATCTTCAGGCTCGTACCGGACGGGACCTTGTCCGCCAGCGGGGCGGACGTGGACCCCTTGACCCCGGTGTCGGCGGCACTGCTGCCCGCGCAGCCACTGAGCCCGGCCGCGGCGGCGGCCCCGAGCAGGGACGAGAGGAAGAGACGTCGGTCGGCACCGGAGGCGGACGGAGGTGGCATGGGAGGACTCCCTGAATTCATTGGGGCAGGCAGATCCGCGGCATTCCGGACAACTCCGGGCAGGGCGAAGCCGGGAACGCGGAAGGTGCGCAGGGGTGGGCACACGTGGAGGCACACGCGGAGGGCGTGGCGGTGGTGGCAGAGGACGCCGGCGGATCGGCGAAGAACGCGGACGGACCGGTGGGCGGAGAGCGCCCGTGGATCGTCGTCAGTGCGTCAACGCGTCAGCGGCAACAGGTCGACGCGTCAGCAACAGAAGGTGCGACAGCTCATGGGCACGATGCTCCTGGCCAGGCACAAGGCCTGTCAACATTCGGATTTTCTGAATTAAATCGGCCCCGGTGAGGAGCCCGAGGAACTGCTCGACGGCGTGCTGGACGGCATGCTCAGCGGATCCCGGTAGAGCACGTCCAGAGCCACCGAACCACCGGCCACGGCGAGCACGGAGTCCGGGAAGCTGGTCGGCACGACGGCCGCCGCCCGGTCAGGACCGACCTCCTCACGCAGCGCGGCGAGGCAGTCCTCCCGATGGACGGCGCCCATCTCCGTGACGACGACCGTGTCCGGGTTGAGCACGTCGAGCAGGAGCCCCGCCGCACGGCCGACCATCCGGGCGCGGTGCAGCAGCAGACGTACGGCGACGGGGTCGCCGTCGGCCGCGGCGGCGAGGATCTGCATGGGGTCGGAGGTCCGGACGACCCCGGCCTCGCGCGCCCTCCTGCACAGGGTCCGCTCGCTCAACTCGGCCTGCAGGCAGCCGGTCCGGCCGCAGTCGCAGCGTTCCGTGCCGCCCGCGAGCGGGAGATGGGCGATCGCGCCGGACTGGGAACGAGGGCCGTGGTGGACCTCGTCGTGGGTGGCGAAGGCGGCGTCCACGACGTTACCGACGAAGAGGTGCAGCAGGCTGCGGCCGCCACCGGCGGTCCGCCCGAAGAGCCGCTCTCCGTTGACCAGGGCCCGCGCGTGCCCGTCGACGTGCACGGGCAGGCCGGTGAGCGCGTGGATCACCTCGCGCGCGCGGACGTCCCGCCAGCCGAGGAGCGGGTGTTCGACGATGGTCCCGGAGTCCCGGTCCACCCAGCCGCCGGTGGCCACGCCGATACCGAGGGGGACCCGGCCGGGGGCGGCCGCGAGCAGGGCACGCAGCCCGGAGGCGGCGTCGGCCAGTACCGGGCCGGGGGCAGGGGGCGGGGCCTGTTGGCCGCTGTCCCCGCCCTCCTCCTCGTGGTTCAGGCGGCGTTCGGCGACGACACGGCCGCGCAGGTCCAGGAGGGCGACGGTCGTGTACGGCACCGCCACGTGCACGCCGCCGACCACGAACCGGGAGTCGTCCAGGTCGACCGGTACGTGGGGGCGGCCGACTCCGTTCGACCGCCGGAGTGTTGCGGCCTCCTGGATCAGGCCGAGTGCGGTGAGGCGGTTGCAGTGGTCGGTGACCGACGCCGGGGAGAGGCCGGTCAGCCGGGCGATGGTGCTGCGGGCGACCGGGCCGTGCGCCAGCACCGACCGCAGGATGGCGCTGGCGCTGGTACGCCGGCGGTCGCTGTCGACGGCTCGGCGGGTGGGAACGAGGAGGGGAGCGGGTGCGAGGGAGGAGAGAGGCATGGAGGACTTCCTCGGGAACTGTGTCCGACACTGCGCCGACGTCTGCTGTCTTGTCTCGTCTCGGCGAGCCGGATGAATCCCTCCGCGCCCGCCTCAGCGGTGGCGACAGGTGGCCGTGCCCTGGCGTCGCAGATCGACATAGCGACGCGACACGAAGTTCCTGGCTTGGGCGACCATGGGGTGAAGGGTAGGTGGTGGGTGCCCTGTCCGGCCAGGGGCGCTTTTCTTCG contains:
- the pepN gene encoding aminopeptidase N, which codes for MPGENLSRDEARERAALLSVEGYEVSLDLRSAVGGTDAGPRTFRSVTTIRFRSVEPGATTFADLIAPSVTAVSLNGRDLDPGAVFDGSRILLEDLAEDNELVVDAQCAYSRTGEGMHRFVDPEDGEVYLYTQYEPADSRRVFANFEQPDLKAPFRFEVRAPEGWVVWSNGVGELADGVWKFAETKPISTYITAFVAGPYHYVTDSYERVLDDGTRLEIPLGAMCRKGLARHFDSDDVFLVTKQGLDFFHDNFDYPYPFGKYDQAFVPEYNLGAMENPGLVTFREEFIFRGRVTQASYERRANVILHEMAHMWFGDLVTMVWWDDLWLKESFADFMGSFSMVEATRFTNGWITFANNRKSWAYRADQLPSTHPITADIRDLEDAKLNFDGITYAKGASVLKQLVAYVGRDAFLEGARRYFKRHAYGNTQLGDLLSVLEETSGRDMATWSRSWLQTAGVNSLTPQVILSAEGRVTELAILQEAAESHPELRPHRVAVGLYRRSPEGAVERYARAEVDVEGPRTVVGELVGTEAPDLVLVNDDDLTYCKIRFDEGSLAALRDGLGDITDPLARALCWSALWNLTRDALMPARDFIDLVLRFAGRETDIGVLQMLHAWANSALTHYAAPGWRGEGGRLLAEGALRELRLTEPGSQHQLTWARFFAAVASGEADLQLLQGLLEGTAKIDGLEVDQELRWAFLEPLAAHGVADEGVIAAELARDDTASGKRHQVRCLAARPSAAVKAQAWASVVESDSLSNALVEATIAGFAQSSHRELTAPYASKYFEVIERVWGERSIQIGMDVVKGLFPSLQDSRGTLEAADAWLADHGAAAPALRRLVLEARDDLGRALWGQACDSAGAVGE
- a CDS encoding mycothiol-dependent nitroreductase Rv2466c family protein, whose translation is MSEQTAQTAGKTPVDFWFDPLCPWAWMTSRWVLEVEKVRDIEVRWHLMSLAVLNEPKLDELPEEYRELLSTKAWGPVRVVIAAQEEHGAEVLGDLYTALGTRIHNQGEGPGKEVVAAALKDVGLPESLLDHWDDTPYEPQLRASHKEGIDKVGQEVGTPVIAVPGSDGGQIAFFGPVVTPAPKGDEAGKLWDGTLMVASIPGFYEIKRTRTKGPDFSNL
- a CDS encoding superoxide dismutase gives rise to the protein MAVYTLPELPYDYSALAPVISPEIIELHHDKHHAAYVKGANDTLDQLAEARDKESWGSINGLEKNLAFHLSGHILHSIYWHNMTGEGGGEPLASDGVGELADAITESFGSFGAFKAQLTKASATTQGSGWGVLAYEPLSGRLIVEQIYDHQGNVGQGSVPILVFDAWEHAFYLQYRNQKVDFIDAMWQVVNWQDVARRYEAAKSRADVLLLAP
- a CDS encoding amino acid permease; amino-acid sequence: MSRTTHDPAPGTPGTSDADVSLSHGLKQRHLSMIALGGVIGAGLFVGSGAGIAAAGPSIVVAYAVSGLLVMLVMRMLGEMSAAYPSSGSFSAHAERAMGPWAGFTAGWSFWVLLCTAVGLEGIGAAKIVTGWLPGTPEWAWVALFMVVFCAANLAAVKNFGEFEFWFAALKVGAITLFLVLGVLAIAGVLPGTDSPGLTNLTGEGGFLPNGSEGLVIGLLASVFAYGGLETVTIAAAESQDPVRGVASAVRTAMWRIALFYIGSMAVIVTLVPWDSKAVVEKGPYVAALDHLGIPGAGRLMNVVVLVALLSAMNANIYGSSRIAYSLVRRGQGPKALGRVSGGVPRTAVLASSVFGFACVLLSYWRPDDVFPWLLNMIGAVILVVWIFIAVSQLRLRRTLEREAPEKLAVRMWAFPALTWVALGGMLAIFILMAREPDTRVQLYSTGAMTLALAATGYAWQRARD
- a CDS encoding TauD/TfdA dioxygenase family protein, giving the protein MSDIEIRKVTARIGAQISGVDISEPLDQETVTALRDALNVHKALVFDDVHLDDEGQQAFARHFGDLTTAHPTVPAVEGAPNVLPVDSERGRAANNWHTDVTFVLNPPQASTLRSITIPPYGGETLIASSAAAYRNLPEPLRLLADTLWAEHTNDYDYAVPEEEVDEEQAAQRARFTSIKYRTAHPVVRVHPLTGERGLFIGGFAQRIVGLSVSESRKVLDLLQAYVTRPENVLRHRWSPNQLVLFDNRITQHYAIDNYDGLPRRLNRVTVAGDVPVGIEGKESYSIQGDASHYTSVATYPTAA
- a CDS encoding LLM class flavin-dependent oxidoreductase, giving the protein MTERRLHLNAFLMNTGHHEASWRLPESDPYAHVELGHYVHLARIAERGTFDSLFLADGPQLWGNLAQRPAGALEPLTLLTALATATEHIGLIATASTSYNSPYNLARKFASLDIISGGRAGWNIVTTAGAEAARNFGLDAEPAHAELPHSRLRSSGGTPIARAAEFLDVALKLWDSWEDDAIVADKVAGVWGDDTRVHPARHKGRYFSVEGALNVPRTPQGYPLLVQAGSSEDGKEFAARYAEAVFTAQQTIEDAQAFYADLKSRTAAAGRDPDHIKVLPGIVPVIGSTESEALAAEQVLEDHIVYAHGVGRLEALLQLAPGSLELDAELPSDLPPESVIEGAKSRYTLVVELARRERLTVRQLIGRLGGGRGHLTFAGTPEQVADAIEQWFTSGAADGFNIMPAVLPSGLDAFVDHVVPLLRARGLLREEYGPRQTLRERYGLPRPANQYVTAPAPALARV
- a CDS encoding ABC transporter ATP-binding protein yields the protein MAPHAEQLTRPAVQLRGLTRSFDGHTVLDGIDLDLPAGQFTALLGHSGSGKSTLLRAVAGLDHEVAGSGQLTAPSRVSVVFQDSRLLPWQRVLDNVLLGLDGKEAERRGRAALAEVGLAGRERAWPNELSGGEAQRAALARSLVREPELLLADEPFGALDALTRIRMHTLLRELWERHRPSVLLVTHDVDEAIVLADRVLVLDEGRIGLDLTIDRPHPRSYRDPLLGEYRERLLTALGVTEHHDHHGTDGTDGTDRADDRPQHHEHAEDPQ